From a single Rhinolophus ferrumequinum isolate MPI-CBG mRhiFer1 chromosome 15, mRhiFer1_v1.p, whole genome shotgun sequence genomic region:
- the TEPP gene encoding LOW QUALITY PROTEIN: testis, prostate and placenta-expressed protein (The sequence of the model RefSeq protein was modified relative to this genomic sequence to represent the inferred CDS: deleted 1 base in 1 codon), which produces MGIVYAECSFILLLSHKALGPGPSPCLFSSQSSRRAENPYKPVHLGLPLLTLCSPAMARIIDLVPWDDGSTHVYACPAMLLPMERPRNQLASVKQQLYHPALPSLRRMDMDSVRACLSDEHCQSTTYCCKDDFDNAYFTLLGIPNKPLQCLDVTATGRRLHDRCRQGKLASIAPGISRVDWPCFTRAIEDWSHFVSSAGEFKLPCPSKRVESFSGYAVRHLKPEVTQNWRYCLNQNPSLNRYGQQPLPFDSLNTFRHFGSHYSRVHYLTPWY; this is translated from the exons ATGGGCATTGTCTATGCGGAATGTTCCTTTATCCTCCTACTGTCTCATAAGGCACTGGGGCCTGGCCCATCTCCATGCCTCTTCTCCTCACAGAGCAGTCGG AGAGCAGAAAATCCTTATAAGCCGGTGCACCTGGGGCTT CCCCTTCTTACTCTCTGCTCCCCAGCCATGGCCCGCATCATCGACCTGGTGCCCTGGGATGACGGCTCCACCCACGTGTACGCGTGCCCAGCCATGCTGCTCCCGATGGAACGGCCACGCAACCAGTTGGCCAGCGTGAAGCAGCAGCTCTaccacccagccctgcccagcctgcGTCGCATGGACATGGATTCTGTCAGGGCCTGCTTGTCGGACGAGCACTGCCAGTCCACAACCTACTGCTGCAAAG ATGACTTTGACAACGCTTACTTCACACTCCTCGGCATTCCCAACAAACCCCTGCAGTGCTTA GATGTCACCGCGACGGGCCGGAGGCTCCACGACAGGTGCCGCCAGGGAAAGCTGGCGTCCATCGCGCCAGGCATCAGCCGGGTCGACTGGCCCTGCTTCACGCGCGCCATCGAAGACTGGTCCCATTTCGTGTCCTCGGCCGGCGAGTTCAAGCTGCCCTGCCCGAGCAAGAGAG TTGAGAGTTTCAGCGGCTACGCGGTGCGACACTTGAAGCCCGAGGTGACCCAGAACTGGCGG TACTGTCTTAACCAGAACCCCAGCCTGAACCGGTATGGACAGCAGCCACTGCCTTTCGATTCCCT GAACACTTTCCGACACTTCGGCTCGCACTACAG